The following coding sequences are from one Clostridioides difficile ATCC 9689 = DSM 1296 window:
- a CDS encoding 5-bromo-4-chloroindolyl phosphate hydrolysis family protein yields MYKSENFSKKSVLINSFLSKFLKIIGWGLVSLFTLSALVLSTISIIIGWAVILPIQVCAVFLLIGGVCIFKGKRLGDQISRYKKYCTIINNRNIIPVELIAENTSKSLNFIIKDVQKMIDKNYFINTYIDKRNNQIVLTNEDFIPPRYEDVAYEVKEEEKTDESNEVDTIINKGMNYLTQIKEANKNIKSESMGNKIVQVEDVTSKIFDVVKHDPSKLTQIQKFMDYYLPTTLKLLNSYHTLEEQGIDRENITTTMESIENTMNTIVVAFENQLDYLFEDEAIDISTDITVLENMLVQEGLTSGKF; encoded by the coding sequence ATGTATAAATCAGAAAATTTTTCAAAAAAATCTGTATTAATAAATTCATTTTTAAGTAAATTTTTAAAAATAATTGGATGGGGTTTGGTAAGCTTATTTACATTATCAGCCTTAGTACTTTCAACTATTTCCATTATAATTGGATGGGCTGTAATACTTCCTATTCAAGTATGTGCAGTATTTTTACTTATAGGAGGAGTTTGTATTTTTAAAGGTAAGAGATTAGGAGACCAAATTTCTCGTTATAAAAAATATTGTACAATTATAAACAATAGAAATATTATTCCAGTAGAACTTATTGCAGAAAACACATCTAAATCATTAAATTTTATAATAAAAGATGTACAAAAGATGATAGACAAAAACTACTTTATAAATACTTATATTGATAAAAGAAATAATCAGATTGTGTTAACAAATGAAGATTTTATTCCACCAAGATATGAAGATGTAGCATATGAAGTCAAAGAAGAAGAAAAGACTGATGAATCCAATGAAGTTGATACAATTATAAATAAAGGAATGAATTATCTAACACAAATAAAAGAAGCTAATAAAAATATTAAATCAGAATCAATGGGCAATAAAATTGTACAAGTAGAAGATGTTACAAGTAAAATATTTGATGTTGTAAAACATGACCCATCAAAACTTACTCAAATACAAAAATTTATGGATTATTATCTTCCAACCACTTTAAAACTATTAAATTCATATCATACATTGGAAGAACAAGGAATTGATAGAGAAAATATAACAACAACTATGGAAAGTATTGAAAATACAATGAATACGATTGTAGTAGCTTTTGAAAATCAATTGGACTATCTGTTTGAAGATGAAGCCATTGATATTTCTACAGATAT
- a CDS encoding 4-hydroxybutyrate dehydrogenase: MEALRVVPKIFYFDTFKEFNEEFKIGKNDLVITNEFIYEPYMKPLGIDTNLIFQEKFGTGEPSDEMIDSMTKEMKKYNFDRIIAFGGGTIVDICKILALDVPEKSIDLFEGEVSPKKVKELVVVPTTCGTGSEVTNVAIAELKSKHTKKGLAVEETYADYAVLIPETVKGLPYKFFVTSSVDALIHAIESYLSPKASPFTEMYSLQAIKMIMDGYKKIVDKGEEERFNHLRDFVLASNYAGIAFGNAGCAAVHALSYSIGGAFHVAHGEANYQFFTEVFKMYSRKKPNGKIIKCTKILADALECDPNCDVYGELEKFLNKLIAKKALREYGMVESQIDEFTDSTIANQQRLLANNYVELSREEIREIFANLY, encoded by the coding sequence ATGGAAGCACTTAGAGTAGTTCCAAAGATATTTTACTTTGATACATTTAAAGAATTTAATGAAGAATTTAAAATAGGAAAAAATGATTTAGTAATTACTAATGAGTTTATATATGAGCCATATATGAAACCTCTTGGAATAGATACAAATTTAATTTTTCAAGAAAAGTTTGGAACAGGTGAACCATCTGATGAAATGATAGACTCCATGACAAAGGAAATGAAGAAATACAATTTTGATAGAATTATTGCATTTGGAGGAGGAACAATAGTTGATATATGTAAGATATTAGCACTTGATGTTCCAGAAAAGTCTATTGATTTATTTGAAGGAGAAGTATCACCTAAAAAAGTAAAAGAGTTAGTAGTAGTTCCTACAACATGTGGTACAGGTAGTGAAGTAACAAATGTAGCTATTGCAGAGTTAAAATCTAAACATACTAAAAAGGGGCTTGCAGTAGAAGAAACATATGCAGACTATGCAGTGTTAATTCCAGAGACAGTAAAAGGGTTACCTTACAAATTCTTTGTTACAAGTTCGGTAGATGCTCTTATACATGCTATTGAGTCTTATCTTTCTCCAAAAGCAAGTCCATTTACAGAGATGTATTCTCTACAAGCAATAAAAATGATTATGGATGGGTATAAGAAGATAGTTGATAAAGGAGAAGAAGAGAGATTTAATCATCTTAGAGACTTTGTACTTGCATCAAATTATGCAGGAATTGCTTTTGGAAATGCTGGTTGTGCAGCAGTTCATGCACTATCTTATTCAATAGGTGGAGCTTTCCATGTTGCACATGGTGAAGCAAATTATCAGTTCTTTACTGAAGTATTTAAGATGTATTCTAGAAAAAAACCTAATGGAAAAATTATAAAATGTACAAAAATTTTAGCAGATGCCCTTGAATGTGACCCTAACTGTGATGTTTATGGAGAATTAGAAAAGTTTTTAAATAAATTAATAGCTAAAAAAGCTTTGAGAGAATATGGAATGGTTGAAAGTCAGATAGATGAATTTACAGATAGTACAATAGCAAATCAACAACGACTACTTGCTAATAATTATGTAGAACTTAGTAGAGAGGAAATAAGAGAGATATTTGCAAATCTTTATTAA
- a CDS encoding acetyl-CoA hydrolase/transferase family protein produces the protein MSWQELYQSKLCSATEAVKQIKNGDTVVFAHCVGEPPALVEAMIENAEQYKDVEIKHMVSLGSGGYTAKGMEAHFRVNPMFVSGNVRKAIENGDGDFTPAFFHEVPKLLREKRLKCDVVLAQVTPPDEHGYCSLGTSVDYTYEAIKTARTVIVQVNDQFPRTYGEVVHVSEFDYIVEKSQPLFELQPAKIGEVEEAIGKNCASLIEDGSTLQLGIGGIPDAVMLFLTDKKDLGIHSEMISDGTLALYEKGVINGKYKNFDKEKMTVTFLMGTKKLYDFANNNPAVEVKPVDYVNHPAIIMKQHKMVSINSAIQVDLMGQVVAEAMGLRQFSGVGGQVDFIRGVSMGEDGKAIIAMPSITTKKDGTVISKIVSIVDEGAPITTSRNDVDYIVTEYGIAELKGKSLRERARNLINIAHPSVRESLAVEFEKRFKEKY, from the coding sequence TTGAGTTGGCAAGAATTGTATCAAAGTAAATTATGTAGTGCTACAGAAGCTGTAAAACAGATTAAAAACGGTGATACTGTAGTATTTGCACATTGTGTAGGTGAACCTCCTGCACTAGTAGAAGCTATGATTGAAAATGCTGAACAATATAAAGATGTTGAGATTAAACATATGGTAAGCTTGGGTAGTGGTGGATATACTGCTAAGGGAATGGAAGCTCATTTTAGAGTAAATCCAATGTTTGTAAGTGGAAATGTAAGAAAGGCAATTGAAAATGGAGATGGTGATTTTACACCTGCATTCTTCCATGAAGTACCAAAGTTGCTTAGAGAAAAAAGATTAAAATGTGATGTTGTTTTAGCACAGGTAACTCCACCAGATGAACATGGGTATTGTAGCTTAGGAACATCAGTTGATTATACTTATGAAGCCATTAAAACTGCTAGAACAGTAATTGTTCAAGTGAATGACCAGTTTCCTAGAACCTATGGTGAGGTAGTCCATGTATCAGAGTTTGACTATATAGTGGAAAAATCACAACCTTTATTTGAACTACAACCTGCAAAGATTGGAGAAGTAGAAGAAGCAATTGGTAAAAATTGTGCTTCATTAATTGAAGATGGCTCTACTTTACAGCTAGGGATTGGTGGGATACCAGATGCAGTTATGTTATTTTTAACTGATAAAAAGGATTTAGGGATTCATTCAGAAATGATTTCAGATGGGACTTTGGCCCTTTATGAAAAAGGTGTTATAAATGGTAAATATAAAAATTTTGATAAAGAAAAAATGACAGTTACCTTCTTAATGGGTACTAAAAAATTATATGACTTTGCAAATAATAACCCTGCAGTAGAGGTAAAACCAGTAGACTATGTGAATCATCCAGCAATTATAATGAAACAACATAAGATGGTTTCTATAAATTCTGCTATACAAGTTGATTTAATGGGACAGGTAGTTGCAGAGGCTATGGGACTTAGACAATTTAGTGGTGTTGGAGGTCAAGTTGACTTTATACGTGGAGTGTCTATGGGTGAAGATGGAAAGGCAATTATAGCTATGCCTTCAATAACTACAAAAAAAGATGGTACAGTAATTTCAAAAATCGTATCTATTGTGGATGAAGGTGCACCTATAACGACATCAAGAAATGATGTTGACTATATTGTAACAGAATACGGTATAGCAGAATTAAAAGGAAAATCTCTTAGAGAAAGAGCAAGAAATTTAATAAATATAGCTCATCCAAGTGTAAGAGAAAGTCTAGCAGTAGAATTTGAAAAGAGATTTAAGGAGAAATATTAA
- a CDS encoding M24 family metallopeptidase: MSRVKNVVELLETKGVDALYLTKKTNVNYISGFPDEEAYAVICKDGNFLVTDSRYMELAEKVCKDFEIINWHNFDRSVAKAVKSVCDKVGIKKLGFERTNIVFDKYEELKNLIEKDNGELIPTENIVETLRYVKDKDEIKNTRKACEIADKALEELIPHIKAGVSEIELATKLEYFMKMNGAQNIGFETILISGAKTSLLHGKPSDKIIEKGDFVLIDYGAMYNGYISDTTRTFIVGGASEKQLEIYNLVKEAQNVGVENMKAGVHATIPDAEIRKVVKKYEDYYYQGIGHGVGRDVHEEPFIGNYGDKIIEEGCIITMEPGIYFPGWGGVRIEDTVLITKNGPERLTKFPKDLMILDK, encoded by the coding sequence ATGAGCAGAGTAAAAAATGTAGTAGAATTGTTGGAAACTAAAGGTGTTGATGCACTATATCTAACAAAGAAAACTAATGTAAACTATATAAGTGGTTTTCCTGATGAAGAAGCATATGCAGTGATTTGCAAAGATGGAAACTTTTTAGTTACTGATAGTAGATATATGGAGCTTGCAGAAAAGGTTTGCAAAGATTTTGAAATTATAAATTGGCATAATTTTGATAGAAGTGTGGCAAAGGCAGTTAAAAGTGTATGTGATAAAGTGGGTATAAAGAAACTTGGGTTTGAAAGAACTAATATAGTGTTTGATAAATATGAAGAACTTAAAAATCTGATTGAGAAGGATAATGGAGAATTAATACCTACAGAAAATATTGTAGAGACTTTGAGATATGTAAAAGACAAAGATGAAATCAAAAATACAAGAAAAGCTTGTGAAATAGCGGATAAGGCATTAGAAGAATTGATTCCACATATAAAAGCTGGAGTTAGCGAAATTGAACTGGCTACAAAGTTAGAGTACTTTATGAAAATGAACGGAGCACAAAATATAGGGTTTGAAACTATACTGATATCAGGAGCAAAGACTTCATTGCTTCATGGTAAGCCTAGTGATAAGATTATAGAAAAAGGTGATTTTGTACTTATAGACTATGGTGCTATGTATAATGGCTATATATCTGATACAACTAGAACTTTTATAGTTGGAGGAGCTTCTGAAAAGCAATTAGAAATATATAATTTAGTTAAGGAAGCTCAAAATGTAGGGGTTGAGAACATGAAAGCTGGTGTACATGCGACAATTCCAGATGCTGAGATAAGAAAAGTTGTCAAAAAATATGAAGACTATTACTATCAAGGTATAGGACATGGAGTCGGTAGAGATGTTCATGAAGAACCTTTCATTGGTAATTATGGTGATAAAATCATAGAAGAGGGATGTATAATAACAATGGAACCAGGTATTTATTTCCCTGGATGGGGTGGAGTTAGAATAGAAGATACTGTTTTGATTACTAAAAATGGTCCAGAAAGACTTACTAAATTCCCTAAAGATTTGATGATTTTAGACAAATAA
- a CDS encoding LysR family transcriptional regulator, with protein sequence MNINYLYYFQTVCKYKNMTKAAESIHISQPSITLAIKELEKELGFELFYRIGNKIELTPEGKIFLDKSKHFIKQFEDFQCDALDLGKKRKASLKIGIPTVLGTFLLSKILPRFNVIYPDIELKIFEVPTFVGAKMIEESTLDFCIGIIDSDIYDDIDSKTIYKTELYLVTNPKNELAKHPIISNYMLKNVPFVILSEGSYHYKIITKRLEKAKPNIILHSNQLSTIRYLLENDLASTILYKEIFQNTENLCSIPLERAITANIGVLWRRNQYISHSMKLFIEYMASIHIN encoded by the coding sequence ATGAATATAAACTATTTATACTATTTTCAAACTGTCTGTAAATATAAAAACATGACTAAGGCTGCGGAAAGTATTCATATTTCTCAACCATCCATAACATTAGCAATTAAAGAATTAGAAAAAGAACTTGGCTTTGAACTTTTTTACAGAATAGGTAATAAAATAGAGTTAACGCCTGAAGGAAAAATTTTTTTAGACAAGTCAAAACATTTTATAAAACAATTTGAGGATTTTCAATGTGACGCACTTGATTTAGGAAAAAAGAGAAAAGCTTCTCTCAAAATAGGTATTCCTACAGTTTTAGGTACGTTTTTGCTTTCAAAAATACTTCCTAGATTTAATGTAATTTATCCAGATATAGAGCTTAAAATTTTTGAAGTTCCAACATTTGTTGGAGCTAAAATGATTGAAGAATCTACACTTGATTTTTGTATTGGTATAATTGACAGTGATATTTATGATGATATAGATTCAAAGACAATCTATAAAACAGAATTATACTTAGTTACAAATCCCAAAAATGAATTGGCAAAACATCCTATTATATCGAATTATATGTTAAAAAATGTACCTTTTGTAATCTTATCTGAAGGTTCTTATCACTATAAGATTATTACAAAAAGACTTGAAAAAGCTAAGCCAAATATAATTTTACACTCAAATCAACTTTCTACCATACGTTATTTACTAGAAAATGACTTGGCTTCAACAATATTGTATAAAGAAATATTTCAAAATACAGAAAATCTCTGTTCAATACCATTAGAACGTGCAATTACTGCAAATATTGGGGTTCTTTGGAGAAGAAATCAATACATATCTCATAGTATGAAACTTTTTATTGAGTATATGGCATCTATTCATATAAACTAA
- a CDS encoding aldehyde dehydrogenase family protein, with amino-acid sequence MEKAVENFEDLSKEYINGYIERARKAQREFECYTQEQVDKIVKIVGKVVYYNAEYLAKLAVEETGMGVYEDKVAKNKSKAKVIYNNLKDKKSVGIIDIDRETGITKVAKPVGVVAAITPCTNPIVTPMSNAMFALKGRNAIIITPHHKAIGCSTKTVEMINEELEKIGAPENLIQILDQQSRENTRNLISSADVVIATGGMGMVKAAYSSGKPALGVGAGNVQCIIDRDVDIKEAVPKIIAGRIFDNGIICSGEQSVIVAEEMFDKIMDEFKNNKGFIVRDKVQKEAFRNAMFVNKSMNKDAVGQSVHTIAKIAGVEIPEDTKIIVIEADGPGEEDIIAKEKMCPVISAYKYKSFEEGVAIAKANLNVEGKGHSVSIHSNTVKNIEYAGENIEVSRFVINQCCATSAGGSFFNGLAPTNTLGCGSWGNNSISENLDYKHLINISRIAYYMPENEVPTDEELWG; translated from the coding sequence ATGGAAAAAGCAGTGGAAAACTTTGAAGATTTAAGTAAGGAATACATTAATGGTTATATTGAGAGAGCAAGAAAAGCTCAAAGAGAGTTTGAATGTTATACTCAAGAACAAGTAGATAAAATAGTAAAAATAGTTGGAAAAGTAGTGTATTATAATGCTGAATATTTAGCTAAACTTGCTGTAGAAGAGACTGGAATGGGAGTATATGAAGATAAGGTAGCTAAAAATAAAAGCAAAGCAAAAGTTATATATAACAATTTAAAAGATAAAAAATCAGTTGGTATAATTGATATAGATAGAGAAACTGGAATAACAAAGGTAGCTAAACCAGTTGGAGTAGTAGCGGCAATAACTCCTTGTACAAATCCAATCGTTACACCTATGAGCAATGCAATGTTTGCACTTAAGGGAAGAAATGCAATTATTATCACACCTCATCATAAAGCAATTGGATGTAGTACAAAAACTGTAGAGATGATTAATGAAGAATTAGAAAAAATAGGAGCTCCAGAAAATTTAATACAAATACTTGACCAACAATCAAGAGAAAATACAAGAAATTTAATTTCATCAGCAGATGTAGTAATTGCCACTGGAGGAATGGGAATGGTAAAAGCTGCGTACTCAAGTGGAAAACCAGCACTTGGTGTAGGGGCAGGAAATGTTCAATGTATCATAGATAGAGATGTAGACATTAAAGAAGCAGTACCTAAAATCATAGCAGGAAGAATTTTTGATAATGGTATCATTTGTTCAGGTGAACAGTCAGTAATAGTAGCAGAAGAAATGTTTGATAAAATAATGGATGAATTTAAAAATAACAAAGGTTTTATAGTTAGAGATAAAGTACAAAAAGAAGCTTTCAGAAATGCTATGTTTGTAAATAAATCTATGAATAAAGATGCGGTAGGTCAATCAGTTCATACAATTGCAAAAATTGCAGGTGTTGAGATACCAGAAGATACAAAAATAATAGTAATAGAAGCTGATGGACCAGGAGAAGAGGATATTATTGCAAAAGAAAAAATGTGTCCAGTTATATCTGCATACAAGTATAAAAGTTTTGAAGAAGGTGTAGCTATTGCAAAAGCAAATTTAAATGTAGAAGGAAAAGGACATAGTGTATCTATACATTCAAATACAGTTAAAAATATAGAATATGCAGGAGAAAATATAGAAGTATCAAGATTTGTTATTAATCAATGTTGTGCTACTAGTGCTGGAGGAAGTTTCTTTAATGGTCTTGCACCTACTAATACTCTAGGTTGTGGTTCTTGGGGAAATAACAGCATCTCTGAAAATCTTGATTATAAGCATCTAATTAATATTTCTAGAATTGCTTATTATATGCCAGAAAATGAAGTCCCTACAGATGAAGAACTTTGGGGATAA
- the abfD gene encoding 4-hydroxybutyryl-CoA dehydratase/vinylacetyl-CoA-Delta-isomerase, with the protein MALMTGAQYIESLRKLNTKVYMFGEEVKNWVDHPMIRPSINCVAATYDLAHDPEYADLMTVTSNITGEKINRFGHLHQSVDDLIKKVKMQRLCGQKTASCFQRCVGMDAFNAVYSTTFECDKAHGTNYHDNFVKYLTYIQENDLVVDGAMTDPKGDRSLSPSAQPDPDMFLHIVERREDGIIVRGAKAHQTGSINSHEHLIMPTISMTEADKDYAVSFAVPSDAEGVFMIYGRQSCDTRKLEEGADVDLGNKEFGGQEALVVFDNVFVPNDRIFLCGEWDFSGMLVERFAGYHRQSYGGCKVGVGDVIIGAAALAADYNGANKASHIKDKLIEMTHLNESLYCCGIACSSEGHKTEAGNYQIDLLLANVCKQNVTRFPYEIVRLAEDIAGGLMVTMPSEKDFKSDLKVGTSGMTIGEVCNKYFKASSVASTEERMRILRFLENICLGSSAVGYRTESMHGAGSPQAQRIMISRQGNINQKKELAKKIAGIKKEEALNL; encoded by the coding sequence ATGGCATTAATGACAGGAGCTCAATATATTGAAAGTTTGAGAAAATTAAATACTAAGGTTTATATGTTTGGTGAAGAGGTTAAGAATTGGGTTGACCATCCTATGATTAGACCATCTATAAATTGTGTAGCAGCAACTTATGACTTAGCTCATGACCCAGAATATGCAGATTTAATGACAGTTACTTCAAATATCACAGGTGAAAAAATAAATAGATTTGGTCATCTTCATCAAAGTGTTGATGATTTGATAAAAAAAGTAAAAATGCAAAGACTATGTGGTCAAAAAACAGCTTCTTGTTTCCAAAGATGTGTTGGTATGGATGCGTTTAATGCAGTGTATTCAACAACATTTGAGTGTGATAAAGCCCATGGAACTAATTATCATGATAATTTTGTAAAATACTTAACTTATATACAAGAAAACGATTTAGTAGTTGATGGAGCTATGACTGACCCTAAGGGAGATAGAAGTCTATCACCTAGTGCTCAACCTGACCCAGATATGTTCCTTCATATAGTAGAAAGAAGAGAAGATGGGATAATTGTAAGAGGAGCAAAGGCACATCAAACTGGTTCAATAAATTCACATGAGCACCTTATAATGCCTACTATAAGTATGACTGAAGCAGATAAAGACTACGCTGTATCATTTGCAGTTCCTTCAGATGCTGAAGGAGTGTTTATGATTTATGGAAGACAATCTTGTGACACTAGAAAATTAGAAGAAGGTGCAGATGTTGATTTAGGAAATAAGGAGTTTGGAGGTCAAGAAGCTTTAGTAGTATTTGATAATGTATTTGTTCCAAATGATAGAATTTTCTTATGTGGAGAATGGGATTTCTCTGGTATGTTAGTAGAGAGATTTGCAGGATACCATAGACAAAGTTATGGTGGATGTAAAGTAGGAGTAGGTGATGTAATAATAGGAGCAGCAGCTTTAGCAGCTGATTATAATGGAGCAAACAAAGCTTCACATATAAAAGATAAACTAATAGAAATGACTCACCTTAATGAAAGCTTATATTGCTGTGGTATAGCATGTTCATCAGAAGGTCACAAAACAGAAGCTGGAAACTATCAAATAGATTTACTTCTTGCAAATGTGTGTAAACAAAATGTAACTAGATTTCCTTATGAAATAGTAAGACTTGCAGAAGATATAGCTGGAGGGCTTATGGTTACTATGCCTTCAGAAAAAGACTTTAAATCAGACCTTAAAGTTGGAACAAGTGGAATGACTATTGGCGAAGTATGTAACAAGTATTTTAAAGCTTCTTCAGTGGCTTCAACAGAAGAAAGAATGAGAATATTAAGATTCTTAGAAAATATATGCCTTGGTTCATCTGCTGTTGGTTATAGAACTGAGTCAATGCATGGGGCAGGTTCACCACAAGCTCAAAGAATAATGATTTCAAGACAAGGAAACATAAATCAAAAGAAAGAATTAGCTAAGAAAATTGCGGGAATAAAAAAAGAGGAAGCTTTAAATTTATAA
- a CDS encoding acetyl-CoA hydrolase/transferase family protein → MNNEGAFEELSGRLRNKELCDLIMNADEAAKIIEDGMVIGVSGFTPSGYPKAVPLAVSERAKSGEKIKLTVYSGASLGPEVDGAWSEAGIIERRLPYQTNSILRNNINKGVVDYIDMHLSHSTQFLNYGTIPKVDVAIVEALAITEEGNIIPTSGIGNSPSFIKSADKVIVEINLAKPMEMEGMADIYITENPPNRKPIEINHPKDRIGTTYIPCGLDKIAGVVITNMQDKTRPLGVVDEASKKISNNIIAFLREEVKAGRLSKNLLPLQSGVGSVANAVLYGLCESEFENLTCYTEVVQDSMLDLIRMGKVTMASTTSVSPSPEGLIKFEKDIDFFKDKIILRPQEISNNPEIARRIGVIAMNTAIEVDIYGNVNSTHIMGSKMMNGIGGSGDFARNGAITIFSTESIAKNGDISSIVPMVSHVDHTEHDVMVIVTEQGYADLRGLAPRERAIKIIENCAHPDYKEQLRDYLNRACKSGAKQTPHILDEALSWHSKFMSTGTMKKAETFKSAL, encoded by the coding sequence ATGAATAATGAAGGAGCATTTGAAGAATTAAGTGGAAGATTAAGAAATAAAGAATTGTGTGATTTAATAATGAATGCAGATGAAGCTGCTAAAATTATAGAGGATGGCATGGTTATTGGAGTTAGTGGATTTACACCTTCAGGCTATCCAAAAGCAGTACCATTAGCAGTTTCAGAAAGAGCTAAAAGTGGAGAAAAGATAAAATTAACCGTATATTCAGGAGCATCTTTAGGTCCAGAAGTTGATGGAGCATGGTCAGAAGCAGGTATAATTGAAAGAAGACTTCCTTATCAAACTAATTCAATACTTAGAAATAATATTAATAAAGGTGTTGTTGATTATATAGATATGCACCTAAGTCATTCTACTCAATTTTTAAATTATGGAACTATACCTAAAGTAGATGTAGCTATAGTAGAAGCACTTGCAATAACTGAAGAAGGGAATATTATACCAACTAGTGGGATAGGTAATTCTCCATCTTTTATAAAAAGTGCAGATAAAGTAATAGTAGAGATAAATCTTGCAAAACCAATGGAAATGGAAGGTATGGCAGATATATATATTACGGAAAATCCACCAAATAGAAAACCAATAGAAATAAATCATCCTAAGGATAGAATTGGAACAACATATATACCTTGTGGTTTGGATAAAATTGCAGGAGTAGTAATTACCAATATGCAAGATAAGACCCGTCCATTGGGGGTTGTAGATGAAGCTTCGAAAAAAATATCAAATAATATTATTGCTTTTTTAAGAGAAGAAGTAAAGGCAGGCAGATTATCAAAGAATTTACTTCCTCTTCAATCTGGTGTAGGAAGTGTAGCAAATGCAGTATTATATGGATTATGTGAATCTGAATTTGAAAATTTAACTTGTTATACAGAGGTTGTACAGGACTCTATGTTGGATTTAATAAGAATGGGTAAAGTTACAATGGCATCTACTACATCTGTAAGTCCATCTCCAGAAGGATTAATAAAATTTGAAAAAGATATTGATTTTTTTAAGGATAAGATTATATTAAGACCTCAAGAAATTAGTAACAATCCAGAAATAGCCAGAAGAATTGGTGTAATTGCAATGAACACTGCAATTGAAGTTGATATTTATGGAAATGTAAATTCTACTCACATAATGGGGTCAAAGATGATGAATGGAATTGGTGGTTCTGGTGATTTTGCTAGAAATGGAGCAATAACTATATTTAGTACTGAGTCAATTGCAAAAAATGGTGATATATCATCAATAGTACCTATGGTATCTCACGTAGACCACACTGAACATGATGTAATGGTAATTGTAACAGAACAAGGATATGCTGATTTAAGAGGTCTTGCACCTAGAGAAAGAGCTATAAAAATAATAGAAAATTGTGCCCATCCAGATTATAAAGAACAACTTAGGGATTATTTAAATAGAGCTTGTAAAAGTGGAGCAAAACAAACACCTCACATATTGGACGAAGCTTTATCATGGCATAGTAAATTTATGAGTACAGGTACAATGAAAAAGGCTGAAACTTTTAAAAGTGCATTATAA